One window of the Acinonyx jubatus isolate Ajub_Pintada_27869175 chromosome A2, VMU_Ajub_asm_v1.0, whole genome shotgun sequence genome contains the following:
- the ARMC6 gene encoding armadillo repeat-containing protein 6: MKMASKRITQETFDAAVRENIEEFDMGPEEAVKEAVEQFESQGVDLSNIVKLAPKVSADGPQEPTHDILQALDDLQESVAHSRPQEVSAHLARFFEQCKQHKPCRFLAAQKGAYPILLAAWKLAVVSDQGLLLQALNAVSVLTEGQPDLLDTQGLQLLVTTLAQNADAADLTCSGIRCVCHACLKHEQNRQSLVKAGVLPLLTGAITRHGHCADVVKEACWALRVMTFDDDIRVPFGCAHDHAKMIVQENGGLKVLIEAAKAFSDNPSVLSELCSTLSRLAVRNEFCQEVVDLGGLGVLVALLANCSDHQDLVKQVLSALRAIAGNDDVKDAIVRAGGTESIVAVMTQHLASPQVCEQSCAALCVLALRKPENSRVIMEGGGALAALQAMKAHPQEAGVQKQACMLIRNLVARSQAFSQPILDLGAEALILQARAAHRDCEDVAKAALRDLGCRVELRELWTGQKGNLAP; encoded by the exons ATGAAGATGGCCTCCAAGCGCATCACCCAGGAGACCTTCGATGCAGCCGTTCGTGAAAACATTGAAGAGTTCGACATGGGACCAGAGGAGGCAGTAAAAGAAGCTGTGGAACAATTTGAATCGCAAG gggTGGATCTGAGCAACATTGTAAAGCTGGCACCCAAAGTCTCTGCAGATGGACCCCAGGAGCCTACACATGACATCCTCCAG GCCCTGGATGACCTGCAGGAGTCCGTGGCCCACTCTCGCCCCCAGGAAGTGTCAGCGCATCTTGCCCGCTTTTTTGAGCAGTGCAAGCAGCACAAACCTTGCCGCTTCCTGGCAGCCCAGAAAGGGGCCTACCCCATCCTTCTCGCTGCCTGGAAGCTTGCTGTAGTGAGTGACCAGGGCCTCCTGCTCCAGGCCCTCAATGCCGTGTCGGTCCTGACCGAAGGCCAGCCCGATCTCCTAGACACCCAGGGCTTGCAGTTGCTGGTGACCACACTGGCCCAGAATGCCGATGCAGCTGATCTGACCTGTTCTGGGATCCGCTGTGTGTGCCATGCCTGCCTGAAGCACGAGCAGAATCGGCAGAGCCTGGTGAAGGCCGGTGTGCTGCCCCTGCTGACCGGTGCCATCACCCGGCATGGTCACTGCGCCGATGTGGTCAAGGAGGCCTGCTGGGCCCTCCGAGTCATGACCTTCGATGATGACATCCGTGTGCCCTTTGGCTGTGCCCACGACCATGCCAAGATGATTGTGCAGGAGAATGGAGGCTTGAAGGTGCTCATTGAGGCCGCCAAAG CATTCTCTGACAACCCCAGTGTCCTGAGTGAGCTCTGCAGCACCCTATCCCGCCTGGCTGTCCGCAACGAATTCTGCCAGGAGGTCGTCGACCTTGGGGGCCTCGGTGTCCTGGTGGCCCTCCTGGCCAACTGCAGCGACCACCAG GACCTTGTGAAGCAAGTGTTGAGTGCCCTGAGGGCCATCGCAGGCAATGATGATGTGAAGGATGCCATTGTTCGAGCTGGTGGGACAGAGTCCATCGTGGCTGTCATGACCCAGCACCTGGCCAGCCCCCAG GTGTGCGAGCAGAGCTGTGCAGCCCTGTGCGTCCTGGCCCTGCGAAAGCCAGAGAACAGCCGGGTCATCATGGAGGGTGGCGGGGCCCTGGCTGCATTGCAGGCCATGAAGGCACACCCGCAAGAGGCCGGAGTGCAG AAACAGGCCTGCATGCTGATCCGTAACCTGGTGGCTCGAAGCCAGGCCTTTTCACAGCCCATCCTGGACCTGGGGGCTGAAGCACTCATCTTGCAGGCCCGTGCTGCCCACCGTGACTGTGAGGACGTGGCCAAAGCTGCCTTGCGGGACCTTGGCTGCCGCGTTGAGCTCCGGGAGCTGTGGACTGGCCAAAAGGGCAACCTGGCGCCATGA